One genomic segment of Bremerella sp. JC817 includes these proteins:
- a CDS encoding metal-sulfur cluster assembly factor: MELSEDSVREQLKNVIDPELFVNIVDLGLIYNVDFAEMEESEGKKVLIDMTMTSPACPAGPQLVGSAKQFVGQMEGVGEVEVKIVMDPPWTPDRMTEDARDQLGIF; this comes from the coding sequence ATGGAACTTTCTGAAGATAGCGTCCGCGAACAACTGAAGAACGTGATCGACCCTGAACTGTTCGTAAACATTGTCGATCTCGGGTTGATCTACAACGTCGACTTCGCCGAGATGGAAGAGTCGGAGGGCAAGAAGGTCCTGATCGACATGACGATGACCAGCCCCGCCTGTCCGGCCGGTCCGCAACTGGTCGGCAGTGCCAAGCAGTTCGTCGGGCAGATGGAAGGGGTCGGGGAAGTCGAAGTGAAGATCGTGATGGATCCTCCTTGGACGCCGGACCGCATGACCGAAGATGCCCGCGATCAGCTTGGAATCTTCTAA
- a CDS encoding carboxypeptidase-like regulatory domain-containing protein, translating into MALPSLALALFLAGCSANQYGDMGLVSGTVTLDGKPYPNAEVTFAPQEGRPSSGLTDEQGRYELRYIRTTMGAVPGEHRVRIETTPPLRDPSYRGPAFKDPIPAQYNRRSELTAVVEKGPNSIDFKLLSK; encoded by the coding sequence ATGGCGCTCCCATCGCTGGCCCTGGCGTTGTTTCTCGCGGGCTGCTCTGCCAACCAATACGGAGACATGGGTCTGGTCAGCGGAACGGTCACGTTGGATGGCAAGCCGTATCCTAACGCGGAAGTCACTTTTGCTCCGCAGGAAGGAAGACCTTCCAGCGGACTGACCGACGAACAAGGTCGTTACGAATTGCGATACATTCGGACGACCATGGGAGCGGTGCCTGGCGAGCATCGGGTAAGAATCGAAACGACGCCTCCGCTCCGCGATCCTTCTTATCGCGGGCCAGCGTTCAAAGATCCGATTCCGGCCCAATATAACCGGCGATCGGAACTAACGGCGGTCGTAGAGAAGGGCCCGAACTCGATCGATTTCAAGCTGCTCAGCAAATAA
- a CDS encoding alanine/glycine:cation symporter family protein: MIATRRAFPWSIIALFFLVMSLTTVVLVGQDSQPAETSAEETTTENQPSGPAAYPPPVKLEDQEPVPLTQRVDNIFGWIVGKMQATLFYEVIPEKRQYAQESHVLYYVRPRGSKGPFVIAENSKLRKPADMPDEVSPTEAMAWAETGKVVGSANPDIPYRLGILQHTEADGEVESEDVQYLKYVINDSTKYVRIPGTKGEEATFRPVLKVRTALSTNPDDWKTPQQIREMAMAGELKLDFASNGDETPYLFTEYIGGVPLVVIWLSGGAVFFTFYFLFVNFWGVPHAINVVRGTYDDPAEPGEVTHFQALASALSATVGLGNIAGVTVAMTEGGPGAFFWMILCGFFGMTSKFIECTLGQMYREVKPDGTVQGGPMNYLVNAFDQFGLKPVGVIFSVIFAIMCVMASFGGGNMFQGNQAASQVLKMVPNSSAEQLSVVQTKLQEAAAADDLDSLPELMAERTRLQKEVDDFGTNFKVGFGLVMAVLVGLVIIGGIKRIGAAASKIVPTMCVMYMLACLYIIFTNFTQIPDLVSMIFTEAFNPHAVRGGILGVIVLGVRRAAFSNEAGVGSAAIAHSAAKTDEPVREGFVALLEPFIDTIVVCSMTALVILITGAWDNHTWVYEKGYQGVELTSEAFQSQISWFPWVLTLAVVLFAFSTIISWSYYGERAWERLFGARSVVLYKIIFIVAVFLGPIFTMNNVLDFSDFMILSMAFPNIMGCLLLAPTVKRAVNEYWRKYKAGEFKKFH, encoded by the coding sequence ATGATCGCAACTCGTAGGGCCTTTCCGTGGTCCATTATTGCCCTCTTTTTCCTGGTAATGAGCCTGACCACCGTCGTGTTGGTGGGTCAGGACAGTCAGCCTGCTGAAACATCTGCCGAAGAAACCACGACCGAGAATCAACCTTCCGGTCCCGCGGCGTATCCTCCCCCGGTCAAGCTGGAAGATCAGGAACCGGTTCCGCTGACCCAGCGTGTCGACAACATCTTCGGCTGGATAGTCGGCAAGATGCAGGCGACCCTCTTTTACGAAGTCATCCCGGAAAAACGCCAATACGCCCAGGAATCGCACGTTCTGTATTACGTGCGTCCGCGTGGCAGCAAGGGTCCCTTCGTCATTGCCGAGAACAGCAAGCTTCGCAAACCAGCCGATATGCCGGACGAAGTAAGCCCAACCGAGGCAATGGCCTGGGCAGAAACGGGTAAAGTGGTCGGCTCGGCCAATCCAGACATTCCTTACCGGCTCGGCATTTTGCAGCACACTGAAGCTGACGGAGAGGTTGAATCGGAAGACGTCCAGTATCTGAAGTACGTCATCAACGACTCGACGAAGTACGTCCGCATTCCCGGCACCAAGGGAGAAGAGGCGACGTTCCGACCTGTTTTGAAGGTTCGGACCGCGCTCAGCACCAATCCAGACGACTGGAAGACGCCACAACAGATCCGCGAAATGGCCATGGCAGGCGAGTTGAAGCTCGACTTCGCTTCCAACGGTGACGAAACCCCGTACCTGTTCACCGAATACATCGGCGGCGTGCCGCTGGTGGTGATCTGGCTGTCAGGCGGGGCGGTCTTCTTCACCTTCTACTTCTTGTTCGTCAACTTCTGGGGCGTGCCGCATGCCATCAACGTGGTTCGCGGTACCTATGACGATCCCGCCGAGCCAGGCGAAGTGACTCACTTCCAGGCCTTGGCTTCCGCCTTGTCCGCCACGGTCGGCCTGGGGAACATCGCAGGCGTTACCGTCGCGATGACCGAAGGGGGACCAGGGGCGTTCTTCTGGATGATCTTGTGCGGCTTCTTCGGGATGACCAGCAAGTTCATCGAGTGCACCCTCGGTCAGATGTACCGTGAAGTGAAGCCCGACGGCACCGTCCAGGGCGGTCCGATGAACTACCTCGTGAATGCCTTCGACCAGTTCGGTTTGAAGCCGGTTGGTGTGATTTTCTCGGTGATTTTCGCGATCATGTGCGTCATGGCCAGCTTCGGCGGTGGCAACATGTTCCAGGGAAATCAGGCCGCGTCGCAGGTTCTGAAGATGGTTCCCAACTCGAGTGCTGAACAGCTCTCGGTGGTGCAAACCAAGCTTCAAGAGGCCGCCGCTGCGGACGATCTCGATAGCCTGCCCGAGCTGATGGCGGAACGCACCCGCCTGCAGAAAGAAGTCGACGACTTCGGCACCAACTTCAAGGTTGGCTTCGGGCTGGTAATGGCCGTGCTGGTTGGCCTGGTGATCATCGGCGGTATCAAACGCATCGGTGCCGCGGCGAGCAAGATCGTGCCGACCATGTGCGTCATGTACATGCTCGCGTGTCTCTACATCATCTTCACGAACTTCACGCAGATCCCGGACCTGGTTTCGATGATCTTCACCGAGGCCTTCAATCCGCACGCCGTGCGAGGCGGGATCTTGGGCGTGATCGTGCTGGGTGTTCGCCGAGCTGCGTTCAGCAATGAAGCTGGTGTCGGTAGTGCCGCCATTGCCCACAGTGCCGCGAAGACCGACGAACCTGTCCGCGAAGGTTTCGTCGCGCTGCTGGAACCGTTTATCGATACCATCGTGGTTTGCTCGATGACCGCGTTGGTGATCTTGATCACCGGTGCCTGGGACAACCATACCTGGGTCTACGAGAAGGGGTACCAAGGGGTTGAGCTGACCTCGGAAGCATTCCAAAGCCAGATCTCCTGGTTCCCATGGGTGCTGACCCTGGCGGTGGTGCTGTTCGCTTTCTCGACGATCATTTCGTGGAGCTACTACGGCGAACGGGCCTGGGAACGGCTCTTCGGTGCCCGCAGCGTGGTGCTCTATAAGATCATCTTTATCGTGGCTGTTTTCCTCGGACCGATCTTCACGATGAACAACGTGCTTGATTTTTCCGACTTCATGATCCTCTCGATGGCCTTCCCTAACATTATGGGATGCCTACTCTTAGCACCAACGGTCAAGCGAGCGGTGAACGAATACTGGAGAAAATATAAGGCTGGGGAGTTCAAGAAATTCCACTAG
- the sufD gene encoding Fe-S cluster assembly protein SufD — protein sequence MSVGTAASIENWDAEAFNQYVKKLGEPEWLVNLRQEAFETFEGMDWPTRKEEEWMRTDIRGFQLKKFNPPNLDAPIDPASLTRGLLAEGVDIGGQVVSLNGKTAVSSLSEELKAQGVIFGDFESVLAEHGDLVQKYLFQGEFDPNFDKFSALHAAFFSNGMFLYVPRNVIVEQPLHFLNLLGDNGVDLAHTLIVLEEGAQATVLTESASLDDEKPGMHCGAIEVIVGDRANLRFVNLQNWGEKVWHFAQQKGCVGRDANLFWTLGALGSRLSKVNQHVALDKPGAHCEVNGVLFTEGKQHLSYHTQQYHRAPSCTSNFLYKAALQDQSRTVWRGMIKVAPGAQKTDGYQRIDNLLLTEHSRADSIPGLEIEADDVRCTHGATTGRVDEEQVFYAMARGFTRKEATRMIVTGFFQQVFDRITLETVREALGHAIATRVREYE from the coding sequence ATGAGCGTGGGAACCGCTGCCTCGATCGAAAACTGGGATGCCGAGGCCTTCAACCAGTACGTCAAAAAACTCGGCGAGCCTGAATGGCTTGTCAATCTCCGCCAGGAAGCCTTCGAAACATTCGAGGGAATGGATTGGCCGACTCGCAAGGAAGAAGAGTGGATGCGAACCGACATCCGCGGCTTCCAGCTGAAGAAGTTCAATCCGCCGAACCTGGACGCTCCGATCGATCCGGCTTCGTTGACGCGTGGTTTGCTGGCGGAAGGCGTCGACATCGGCGGCCAAGTCGTCTCGCTCAATGGGAAGACGGCGGTCAGCTCGCTCAGCGAAGAACTGAAAGCCCAGGGCGTCATCTTTGGGGACTTCGAATCGGTACTCGCCGAACATGGAGACCTGGTTCAGAAGTACTTGTTCCAGGGCGAATTCGACCCGAACTTCGACAAGTTCAGTGCTCTGCATGCTGCCTTCTTCAGCAACGGCATGTTTTTGTACGTGCCCCGCAACGTGATCGTCGAGCAGCCGCTGCACTTCCTCAACTTGCTGGGAGATAACGGCGTCGATCTGGCTCATACGCTGATCGTGCTGGAAGAAGGTGCCCAGGCCACCGTGCTGACCGAGTCGGCTTCGCTCGACGACGAAAAGCCCGGCATGCACTGCGGTGCGATCGAAGTGATTGTTGGTGATCGTGCCAATCTGCGATTCGTGAATCTGCAGAACTGGGGCGAGAAGGTCTGGCACTTTGCCCAGCAAAAGGGATGTGTTGGTCGCGATGCCAACTTGTTCTGGACGCTCGGCGCACTGGGCAGCCGCCTCTCGAAGGTCAACCAGCACGTTGCCCTCGACAAGCCAGGGGCTCACTGCGAAGTGAACGGCGTGCTTTTCACCGAAGGCAAACAGCACCTTTCGTATCACACGCAGCAGTACCACCGGGCACCAAGCTGTACCAGCAACTTCCTATACAAGGCTGCTCTGCAAGATCAGTCGCGTACGGTTTGGCGTGGCATGATTAAGGTCGCCCCAGGGGCTCAGAAGACCGACGGCTACCAGCGTATCGACAACTTGCTGCTGACCGAGCATAGCCGAGCCGACTCGATTCCTGGACTGGAAATCGAAGCGGACGACGTTCGCTGCACGCATGGTGCCACCACCGGCCGCGTTGACGAAGAACAGGTCTTCTACGCGATGGCTCGTGGCTTCACCCGCAAAGAAGCAACCCGCATGATTGTGACCGGCTTCTTCCAACAGGTGTTCGATCGTATCACCCTGGAAACGGTCCGCGAGGCGTTGGGGCACGCGATTGCCACCCGTGTTCGTGAATACGAATAA
- the dusB gene encoding tRNA dihydrouridine synthase DusB, with amino-acid sequence MTDLKVPPLRIGDLVIDPPILQAPMAGFTNFAFRQIVREYGGVGLLATEMVNARGFHWLDENEAEFPDRLWGVEDEPRPLAVQIWDNQPDVMAKVGRRLVEEFQVSVVDINFGCPVKQVTEKAHSGSYLLRVPDRMGQIISRLVEACAPTPVTAKIRLGCSENTINANEIAQVVEESGASALTVHGRVAEQYFKGEADWERISEIKSYLKKIPLIGNGDLDSAEKVYRAFRDYNVDGVMIARACLGRPWLFAQAAAAIQGRPIPAEPTLVEQRDCMLRHYDLVVDRFGPSKGTLLMRKFACCYAQAKPGARHFRSAVGNVSTPAEFYEVVEKHFPISPVPLPV; translated from the coding sequence ATGACCGACCTGAAGGTTCCTCCTCTGCGCATTGGCGATCTCGTTATCGATCCGCCGATTCTGCAAGCGCCGATGGCTGGTTTCACCAACTTTGCCTTCCGTCAGATCGTTCGCGAATACGGCGGTGTCGGCCTTTTGGCGACAGAAATGGTCAATGCCCGTGGGTTCCATTGGCTGGACGAGAACGAAGCCGAATTCCCCGATCGCTTGTGGGGTGTCGAAGACGAGCCTCGTCCGTTGGCCGTTCAAATCTGGGACAATCAGCCCGACGTGATGGCGAAGGTTGGCCGTCGTCTGGTCGAAGAGTTCCAGGTCAGCGTCGTCGACATCAACTTCGGCTGCCCGGTCAAGCAAGTCACTGAGAAGGCCCACAGCGGGTCTTACCTGTTGCGGGTGCCCGATCGAATGGGGCAGATTATCTCGCGACTGGTAGAAGCATGTGCCCCGACTCCGGTGACCGCCAAGATTCGCTTGGGCTGCAGCGAGAACACGATCAACGCCAACGAAATTGCCCAGGTCGTCGAAGAGAGTGGCGCTTCCGCCCTTACCGTTCATGGCCGCGTGGCAGAGCAGTACTTCAAAGGGGAAGCCGACTGGGAGCGGATCTCAGAGATCAAATCGTATCTGAAGAAGATCCCTCTGATTGGCAACGGCGACCTCGATTCGGCCGAGAAGGTTTATCGTGCCTTCCGCGACTACAATGTCGACGGCGTGATGATCGCTCGGGCGTGCCTCGGTCGCCCGTGGCTCTTTGCCCAGGCCGCTGCCGCGATCCAGGGCCGACCAATTCCGGCCGAACCGACATTGGTCGAGCAGCGCGATTGCATGCTGCGGCATTACGACCTGGTGGTCGACCGCTTCGGTCCGAGCAAGGGAACGCTGCTGATGCGGAAGTTCGCTTGCTGCTATGCCCAGGCCAAGCCAGGGGCACGCCATTTCCGTTCGGCCGTCGGCAATGTTTCAACGCCGGCCGAGTTCTATGAAGTCGTCGAGAAGCACTTCCCGATCAGCCCGGTCCCGTTGCCGGTCTAA
- a CDS encoding DUF1559 domain-containing protein codes for MRLKSSLRSAFTLVELLVVIAIIGVLIALLLPAVQQAREAARRMQCSNNLKQLGLALHNYHDTYRKLPYNAAPHLVGNEHGPSWFVRILPFIEQNAAYQQIAATKFSGDWKMQDDACASAPILNQLRVDGLWCPSSPLPQVESQNTTANGTVSLQVTSYVGIEGSYYQGGTTSVDSTFNYYENPWGYGRASFNGMMLPISSSVNAIGLESATDGTSNTMIVSEQSDFFIDASGNKVAKRSGGHAGRTWSSGYSADNWEANVTTIRYPIAAYGGAGTTENYFGNISLVSAHPGGVEAALTDGSVRFLSETMDFAILNGLADRQDGNVLGSF; via the coding sequence ATGCGTCTCAAATCTTCGTTGCGCTCGGCGTTCACTCTCGTCGAATTGTTGGTCGTGATCGCGATCATTGGTGTTTTAATTGCATTGCTTTTGCCTGCCGTTCAACAAGCGCGTGAGGCTGCTCGGCGAATGCAGTGCAGCAACAATCTGAAGCAACTCGGCCTGGCACTGCACAACTATCACGACACCTATCGCAAGCTTCCCTACAATGCCGCGCCCCACCTGGTAGGCAATGAACACGGCCCATCATGGTTCGTGAGGATTCTGCCTTTCATCGAACAGAATGCCGCCTATCAGCAAATTGCCGCGACCAAGTTCTCGGGCGACTGGAAGATGCAAGACGATGCATGTGCGTCGGCCCCCATTTTGAATCAGCTTCGCGTTGATGGCCTGTGGTGTCCTTCGAGTCCGCTGCCGCAAGTCGAAAGCCAGAACACAACGGCCAATGGCACCGTCAGCCTGCAGGTCACCAGCTATGTGGGGATCGAGGGCTCTTACTATCAGGGAGGCACGACCTCGGTCGATTCGACCTTCAATTATTACGAGAATCCGTGGGGATATGGTCGGGCCAGTTTCAACGGGATGATGCTGCCGATCAGCAGCTCGGTCAACGCGATCGGCCTGGAAAGTGCCACCGACGGTACCAGCAACACGATGATCGTGAGCGAGCAGAGCGACTTCTTCATCGACGCTTCGGGCAACAAAGTCGCCAAACGTAGCGGCGGCCATGCCGGGCGTACCTGGAGCAGCGGCTACTCCGCCGATAACTGGGAAGCTAACGTCACCACCATTCGCTACCCGATCGCGGCCTACGGCGGGGCTGGAACGACGGAGAATTACTTCGGCAACATCTCGCTCGTCTCGGCCCATCCTGGTGGAGTCGAAGCCGCTTTGACCGATGGCTCGGTTCGCTTTCTATCGGAAACGATGGACTTCGCCATCTTGAATGGCCTGGCCGACCGGCAGGATGGCAACGTCCTGGGAAGTTTCTAG
- the sufC gene encoding Fe-S cluster assembly ATPase SufC has protein sequence MSDVLKIENLHVSVEGKPILNGVNLELRRGETHALMGPNGSGKSTLGFAIMGHPKYEVTEGRILVNDVDVTEMEADERARLGLFMAFQRPISIPGVRMADFLRHATTNVRNPERKEGEDLIPMREFRREIVDKMKQLQMDTEFAKRYVNEGFSGGEMKRAEILQLAMLQPKFAILDETDSGLDADAVRLASQSIAQIGGAEMGLLIITHHDKLLEHNPPSHAHVMLGGRIVESGSVELAHELHANGYQRIREAYPEAAAMEREMQDEEQTV, from the coding sequence ATGTCCGACGTATTGAAGATTGAGAATTTACACGTTTCGGTGGAAGGTAAGCCGATCCTCAATGGGGTGAACCTGGAGCTCCGCCGCGGAGAAACCCACGCTTTGATGGGGCCGAACGGCTCGGGCAAAAGCACCCTGGGCTTCGCCATCATGGGCCATCCCAAGTACGAAGTGACCGAAGGTCGCATCCTGGTGAACGATGTCGATGTCACCGAAATGGAAGCTGACGAACGAGCCCGACTTGGTTTGTTCATGGCTTTCCAGCGTCCGATTTCGATCCCGGGCGTTCGCATGGCCGACTTCCTGCGACATGCCACGACCAACGTGCGGAACCCAGAACGGAAAGAAGGCGAAGACCTGATTCCGATGCGGGAATTCCGTCGCGAAATCGTCGACAAGATGAAGCAACTGCAGATGGATACCGAGTTCGCCAAGCGTTATGTCAACGAAGGCTTCTCGGGGGGCGAAATGAAGCGTGCCGAGATTCTGCAGCTTGCCATGCTGCAGCCAAAGTTCGCCATCCTGGACGAAACCGATAGCGGTCTGGATGCCGACGCCGTGCGTTTGGCCAGCCAAAGTATCGCTCAGATCGGTGGTGCCGAAATGGGCCTTCTGATCATCACGCACCACGACAAGCTGTTGGAACACAATCCACCATCGCACGCTCACGTGATGCTAGGTGGACGCATTGTAGAAAGTGGCAGCGTCGAGCTGGCTCACGAACTGCATGCCAACGGTTATCAGCGCATCCGCGAGGCGTACCCGGAAGCGGCCGCCATGGAACGCGAGATGCAAGACGAAGAACAAACGGTTTAG
- a CDS encoding non-heme iron oxygenase ferredoxin subunit has protein sequence MSDFVRVAALSEIPDPGKNVYEVDDRFVIVIHAGGQVFCLDDVCTHDDGPLGEGELLGNEIECPRHGARFDIKTGKATMMPATQPTQVHEAKIEGDDIYVRLVD, from the coding sequence ATGTCCGACTTTGTGCGAGTTGCCGCTTTAAGCGAAATCCCCGATCCTGGTAAGAACGTTTACGAAGTGGACGATCGATTTGTGATCGTCATTCATGCCGGCGGGCAGGTCTTCTGCCTGGACGATGTTTGCACGCACGACGACGGGCCACTCGGAGAGGGTGAATTGTTAGGAAACGAGATCGAATGTCCTCGGCATGGAGCCCGGTTTGATATCAAAACGGGCAAAGCCACCATGATGCCGGCCACTCAGCCGACGCAAGTCCACGAAGCAAAGATTGAAGGCGACGACATTTACGTTCGCCTCGTTGATTGA
- the sufB gene encoding Fe-S cluster assembly protein SufB — protein sequence MATDITATPPAESPIGEINKYDFRTNSKGVFKAKKGLNAEVVNQISDIKNEPDWMRKFRLESLEIFNSKPMPEWGGDIDLDFQDIYYYLKPTEKQGKTWDDVPAEIKETFEKLGIPEAERQFLAGVKAQFESEVVYGSLQEDLAQKGVIFTDTDTALREHEDLLKEYFGTVIPAHDNKFAALNSAVWSGGSFIYVPPGVQIEFPLQTYFRINEESMGQFERTLIIVDEGAKIHYVEGCTAPMYSSESLHSAVVEVICKKGSRCRYSTIQNWANNIFNLVTKRAMAYADATMEWVDGNLGSHLTMKYPAVYLMEPGARGEILSIAFAGKHQHQDTGAKLVHCAPNTSGQIISKSISKDGGRGSYRGLVRVEEGAKNTKCSVVCDALILDPESQTDTYPYIEIMEPDVAIGHEASVSRIGEEQLFYLMSRGLTEAEASTMIVNGFIEPLVKELPMEYALELNRLIELQMEGSVG from the coding sequence ATGGCCACCGATATTACCGCCACCCCGCCTGCGGAAAGCCCGATCGGCGAAATCAACAAGTATGATTTCCGCACGAATAGCAAAGGCGTCTTCAAGGCGAAGAAGGGGCTCAACGCCGAGGTGGTGAATCAGATCTCGGACATCAAGAACGAACCAGATTGGATGCGTAAGTTCCGTCTGGAATCGCTCGAGATCTTCAACTCGAAGCCAATGCCTGAATGGGGCGGCGACATCGATCTCGATTTTCAGGACATCTACTATTACCTGAAGCCGACCGAGAAGCAGGGTAAGACCTGGGACGACGTGCCGGCTGAGATCAAAGAAACCTTCGAGAAGCTCGGTATTCCGGAAGCGGAACGTCAGTTCCTCGCCGGTGTGAAGGCTCAGTTTGAAAGCGAAGTCGTTTACGGCTCGCTGCAGGAAGACCTCGCCCAGAAGGGTGTGATCTTCACCGACACCGACACGGCTTTACGTGAACACGAAGACCTGCTGAAGGAATACTTCGGCACCGTCATTCCTGCCCACGACAACAAGTTCGCCGCACTCAACTCGGCGGTCTGGTCGGGCGGTTCGTTCATCTACGTGCCACCAGGCGTGCAGATCGAATTCCCACTGCAGACTTACTTCCGTATCAACGAAGAAAGCATGGGGCAGTTCGAGCGTACTCTGATCATCGTCGATGAAGGGGCGAAGATTCACTACGTCGAAGGTTGCACCGCTCCGATGTACTCGTCGGAAAGCTTGCACTCGGCCGTGGTCGAAGTGATCTGCAAGAAGGGTTCGCGTTGCCGTTACAGCACCATCCAGAACTGGGCGAACAACATCTTCAACCTGGTGACCAAGCGGGCCATGGCCTACGCCGACGCCACCATGGAATGGGTCGACGGTAACCTCGGCAGCCACCTGACGATGAAGTACCCGGCTGTTTACCTGATGGAGCCGGGCGCTCGTGGCGAGATCCTCTCGATCGCGTTTGCCGGCAAGCATCAGCACCAGGACACCGGTGCCAAGTTGGTTCACTGTGCTCCGAACACTTCGGGTCAGATCATCTCGAAATCGATCTCGAAGGATGGTGGTCGCGGTAGCTATCGCGGTCTGGTGCGTGTCGAAGAAGGTGCCAAGAACACCAAGTGCAGCGTCGTGTGCGATGCCTTGATTCTCGATCCGGAAAGCCAGACCGACACCTATCCATATATCGAAATCATGGAACCTGACGTGGCCATCGGTCACGAAGCCAGTGTTTCGCGAATCGGCGAAGAGCAGCTCTTCTACCTGATGAGCCGCGGTTTGACCGAAGCGGAAGCCAGCACGATGATCGTCAACGGTTTCATCGAACCGCTGGTCAAAGAGCTGCCGATGGAATATGCCCTGGAATTGAATCGGCTGATCGAGCTGCAAATGGAAGGTTCGGTCGGCTAA
- a CDS encoding winged helix-turn-helix transcriptional regulator, with product MNSNSAQNETRWANEVFPTDLVVLDLLRKTPSLTTAEMAEAMDVTATAVRQRLNRLMGQGYVERLASKAGRGRPTHKYRLTTKGERKAGANYADLAMALWDEIRSIEDPDVKRGLISRIAKRLVEMYASEVRGEDAEQRIRELMALFLGRQIPLEYEPGEEGKPVLNVLACPYPDLAEQDRAVCALEKAMFAELLGQNMTLSHCRLDGESCCTYELTQLGSDTESV from the coding sequence ATGAACAGCAATTCCGCGCAAAATGAAACACGCTGGGCCAACGAGGTCTTTCCGACCGATTTGGTCGTGTTGGATCTTTTGCGAAAGACGCCATCCCTGACCACGGCTGAAATGGCCGAGGCAATGGATGTCACGGCAACCGCTGTTCGCCAACGACTTAATCGTCTGATGGGCCAAGGGTACGTCGAGCGGCTGGCATCCAAAGCCGGACGGGGCAGACCGACGCACAAGTACCGTCTGACGACCAAGGGAGAGCGGAAAGCCGGGGCTAATTATGCCGATCTGGCGATGGCCCTGTGGGATGAAATCCGCTCGATCGAAGATCCCGACGTCAAGCGTGGCTTGATCTCGCGAATCGCCAAGCGATTGGTCGAGATGTACGCCAGTGAAGTGCGTGGGGAAGATGCCGAACAACGCATCCGCGAGCTGATGGCATTGTTCCTCGGTCGACAAATCCCTTTGGAATACGAGCCGGGTGAGGAAGGTAAGCCAGTCTTGAACGTCTTGGCATGCCCCTACCCTGACCTGGCAGAGCAAGACCGTGCGGTTTGTGCTCTCGAGAAAGCGATGTTCGCCGAGCTACTCGGTCAGAACATGACGCTCAGTCATTGCCGTTTAGACGGCGAAAGTTGTTGCACTTACGAGCTGACGCAGCTTGGCTCGGATACGGAGAGTGTGTGA
- a CDS encoding NADH-quinone oxidoreductase subunit B family protein gives MTKPWIEGRFEENVITTTIEQAINWGQQASIWPMTFGLACCAIEMMAVGASRYDVDRFGAGAFRASPRQADLMIVAGTVTYKMASRVRRLYNMMPDPKYVIAMGACTVGGGPYFKYGYHVVKGVDLVVPVDVYVPGCPPRPEALLEGLMRIQDKIRGHRMNRRGGVRVDDELPVPHHSGYVETTGAENPLTQHQKLTGK, from the coding sequence ATGACCAAGCCATGGATTGAAGGTCGGTTTGAAGAGAACGTCATCACGACGACCATCGAACAAGCCATCAACTGGGGACAGCAGGCAAGCATCTGGCCGATGACGTTTGGCCTGGCCTGCTGTGCGATCGAGATGATGGCGGTCGGGGCAAGTCGTTATGACGTCGACCGTTTCGGAGCGGGTGCGTTCCGGGCGTCGCCTCGTCAGGCAGACCTGATGATTGTGGCTGGGACCGTAACGTACAAAATGGCCAGCCGCGTCCGACGGCTTTACAACATGATGCCGGATCCGAAGTATGTCATTGCCATGGGTGCCTGCACCGTGGGTGGTGGTCCTTACTTCAAGTACGGCTATCACGTGGTAAAGGGTGTCGACCTGGTGGTGCCAGTCGATGTCTATGTTCCTGGTTGCCCTCCGCGTCCTGAGGCCCTGCTGGAAGGCCTGATGCGGATTCAGGACAAGATTCGTGGCCATCGCATGAATCGTCGTGGCGGCGTACGCGTCGACGACGAGTTGCCGGTGCCACACCATTCCGGTTATGTCGAAACAACCGGAGCTGAAAACCCGCTAACGCAGCACCAGAAGCTGACTGGCAAATAG